Proteins co-encoded in one Flavobacteriales bacterium genomic window:
- a CDS encoding ABC transporter permease: MINLITGISVVVIAFVTAAMVVVLSAFNGIDALVDDLYSSFDGDIIIGPERGKSIPMDSLDLDAIQALDGYLVHHEVIEENVLLTFGDRQRVAKMKGVPDGYLKATGLDESIFQGSDLLSDEESFRAILGYKVMLELDAGLFSETLQPLIVNAPRMGKKISRSREKAFQSEGIMVGGIFSINMEYDSEYFLVPIDFARDIMDYFGRSTFIEVEVEEDINLEEFQRELTAMLAPGIIATTRYEKNAVIYKANESERLVTILILSFIILIAVFNILASLTMLMLDKQHDLSMLHSMGAPVKTLRRIFFLEGMLISGLGAIIGLGVGILLCYLQDTVGLVRLQGGIVDFYPVIIKLRDVVMVFCIVMAIALAFSWIPVNRMTRSMIVEASDRKR; the protein is encoded by the coding sequence GTGATCAATCTCATCACGGGCATCTCTGTGGTGGTCATCGCTTTTGTGACCGCGGCCATGGTGGTGGTGCTGAGCGCCTTCAATGGGATCGATGCCCTGGTCGATGACCTATATAGCTCCTTTGATGGGGACATCATCATCGGCCCTGAGCGGGGCAAATCCATTCCCATGGACAGTCTGGATCTGGATGCTATACAGGCGCTGGATGGCTATCTGGTCCATCACGAGGTCATCGAGGAGAATGTGTTGCTCACCTTCGGTGATCGGCAGCGTGTCGCTAAGATGAAAGGTGTGCCAGATGGCTACCTCAAAGCCACGGGTCTCGATGAGAGTATCTTCCAAGGGTCCGACCTATTGAGCGATGAGGAATCCTTCAGGGCCATCCTCGGCTATAAGGTGATGCTCGAGTTGGATGCGGGATTGTTCTCAGAGACCCTTCAACCGCTTATCGTCAATGCCCCACGCATGGGCAAGAAGATCTCACGGAGCAGGGAGAAGGCCTTTCAGAGTGAGGGTATCATGGTCGGGGGGATCTTCAGTATCAATATGGAATACGACTCCGAGTATTTCTTGGTACCCATCGATTTTGCCCGTGATATCATGGACTACTTCGGAAGGAGCACCTTTATTGAAGTGGAGGTGGAAGAAGACATAAACTTGGAAGAATTCCAGCGCGAGCTGACAGCCATGCTAGCTCCGGGGATCATTGCCACTACACGATATGAGAAGAATGCAGTGATCTATAAGGCCAATGAATCCGAACGTTTGGTGACCATACTCATATTGAGCTTCATCATCCTTATCGCGGTATTCAACATTCTCGCCTCGCTCACTATGCTCATGCTGGACAAACAGCACGACCTGTCCATGCTCCACAGCATGGGCGCACCTGTCAAGACCTTGCGGAGGATCTTCTTCTTGGAGGGGATGTTGATCTCAGGTCTTGGAGCCATCATCGGACTCGGAGTAGGGATACTCCTCTGTTATCTGCAGGATACGGTCGGGCTGGTGAGGTTGCAGGGAGGGATAGTCGATTTCTATCCGGTCATTATCAAGTTGCGGGATGTGGTAATGGTCTTCTGCATTGTGATGGCGATCGCACTGGCCTTCTCCTGGATTCCGGTCAACCGCATGACCCGCAGCATGATCGTGGAGGCAAGTGATAGGAAGCGGTGA
- a CDS encoding superoxide dismutase, translated as MAFTLPDLPYAFDALEPHIDARTMEIHHGKHHNGYTTKLNAAIEGTDLEGKSIEDILTGLDMSNNAVRNNGGGFYNHSLFWKVMSPNGGGEPSGALADAINDAYGSFDAFKEKFSSAAGSRFGSGWAWLCVHDGGKVEVCSSPNQDNPLMPGVGCGGHPILGLDVWEHAYYLNYQNRRPDYVSAFFNVINWDEVSKRYEAGK; from the coding sequence ATGGCTTTTACACTTCCTGACTTACCCTATGCATTTGACGCACTCGAACCGCACATCGATGCGCGTACCATGGAGATCCATCACGGCAAACACCACAACGGATACACCACTAAACTGAATGCGGCCATCGAAGGCACCGACCTGGAAGGGAAATCCATCGAGGATATCCTGACCGGACTGGATATGAGCAATAATGCAGTGCGCAACAATGGAGGAGGCTTTTATAATCACAGCCTCTTCTGGAAGGTGATGTCACCTAATGGTGGTGGTGAACCCAGTGGTGCGCTGGCCGATGCGATCAATGATGCCTATGGTTCATTCGATGCTTTCAAAGAGAAATTCTCATCAGCTGCAGGAAGCCGATTCGGTTCTGGATGGGCTTGGCTCTGTGTCCATGATGGAGGTAAAGTAGAAGTATGTTCTTCCCCCAATCAGGATAACCCATTGATGCCTGGTGTAGGTTGCGGTGGCCATCCGATCCTAGGCTTGGACGTATGGGAGCATGCCTATTACCTCAACTATCAGAACCGCAGACCTGATTACGTCTCTGCTTTCTTCAATGTCATCAACTGGGATGAAGTAAGCAAGCGCTACGAGGCTGGAAAGTAA
- a CDS encoding S41 family peptidase, with protein MNSKFQILYPLLLAGALAIGLFLGMGIGGDSPINPTIFSDNDADKFAKVVRFVESEYVDSVNTSSHVETAIHDFLQNLDPHSYYISASERAEFSEPLEGNFDGIGVEFRIVHDTVMVINPIVGGPSETVGIMAGDRIIQVEDSVIAGVEVTTRTVMELLRGERGTKVDVKVLRKGEALDFTITRGEIPIVSIPVALEVAPNTGYIRISRFAQTTYEEFKEAMNTLGPGTDRLIIDLRGNGGGYLNQAISLADEFLGTGKLIVYTQGRNQDKRTYEATRKGKLEDVEVIVLINEGSASASEILAGALQDNDRGTIIGRRSFGKGLVQNEIAFDDNSAMRLTIARYYTPTGRSIQKPYGSDVDYEHDYVDRLERGEHLNADSISFPDSLKFITPGGKTVYGGGGIMPDIFVPVDTAESSEFLTDVLYHGIITQFAFDQADAQREMLAQMDPLSFNDDWSVSEALFQDFLEFAEEDGFSPTLGELSRSRSELETRIKAGIARVIWGEEGYFTVFLESDDDFQAAMKHFSALAALH; from the coding sequence ATCAACCCCACCATTTTCAGCGATAATGATGCTGACAAATTCGCCAAGGTGGTGCGCTTCGTAGAAAGCGAGTATGTGGACAGTGTCAACACAAGTTCTCATGTAGAGACCGCCATCCACGACTTCCTCCAGAATCTGGATCCTCACTCCTATTACATCAGCGCCTCAGAGCGCGCTGAGTTCTCCGAACCCCTCGAGGGAAATTTCGATGGGATCGGAGTGGAATTCAGAATCGTACACGATACGGTGATGGTCATCAATCCGATAGTTGGAGGCCCTTCTGAGACCGTGGGTATAATGGCCGGTGACCGTATCATACAGGTCGAAGACAGCGTCATAGCTGGAGTAGAGGTGACTACACGAACGGTGATGGAACTCCTGCGTGGCGAACGCGGAACCAAAGTCGATGTTAAGGTGCTACGCAAGGGAGAGGCTCTTGATTTCACCATCACCCGTGGGGAGATCCCTATCGTGAGTATTCCTGTGGCACTCGAGGTAGCGCCCAATACCGGCTATATCCGTATCAGCCGATTTGCACAGACCACCTATGAGGAATTCAAAGAGGCCATGAACACACTCGGTCCCGGTACCGACCGACTCATCATCGACCTACGCGGAAATGGCGGTGGCTATCTGAATCAGGCCATCTCTCTGGCCGATGAATTCTTAGGTACAGGGAAATTGATCGTATACACGCAAGGCCGTAATCAAGACAAGCGCACCTACGAGGCCACTCGTAAGGGGAAACTGGAAGATGTGGAGGTCATCGTATTGATCAATGAAGGTTCTGCCTCGGCCTCTGAGATCCTGGCCGGTGCCTTGCAGGACAACGACCGCGGAACCATTATCGGTAGAAGGAGTTTCGGGAAGGGATTGGTCCAGAATGAGATCGCTTTCGATGACAACAGCGCTATGCGATTGACCATCGCCCGATACTACACACCTACTGGCCGAAGCATACAAAAGCCCTATGGCAGTGATGTGGATTATGAGCATGATTACGTGGACCGCCTCGAGAGGGGAGAACACCTCAATGCAGATAGCATCTCCTTCCCCGATTCCTTGAAATTCATCACCCCTGGTGGAAAGACCGTCTATGGTGGTGGAGGTATCATGCCCGACATATTCGTACCGGTAGATACTGCTGAGTCGAGTGAGTTCCTCACCGATGTGCTCTATCACGGCATCATCACTCAATTCGCTTTCGATCAAGCAGACGCACAGCGGGAGATGCTCGCTCAAATGGATCCGCTGAGCTTCAATGACGATTGGTCTGTCTCGGAAGCCTTGTTCCAGGATTTCTTGGAGTTCGCTGAAGAGGACGGATTCAGTCCGACCTTAGGAGAACTCTCTCGATCGCGTAGCGAATTGGAGACCCGCATCAAGGCCGGTATCGCCCGGGTCATATGGGGCGAGGAAGGCTACTTCACCGTGTTCTTGGAATCGGATGATGATTTCCAGGCGGCCATGAAGCATTTCTCAGCGCTTGCGGCTCTTCATTGA